Below is a genomic region from Pseudocalidococcus azoricus BACA0444.
TGCGAGTTCTTGGATTAGCTCTGGGGGAAATGGAATCAGCGGAACATCGGACAGTAGAGCGGCTATTAAATTGCCTAAAATTGCCGTCAGTTGATTCGTGATAATTGCTAAGTTAGGCATAGAAAACTGCTTTTGAAATTGTAATAAATGATTTCCTAACAGACTGAGGGCAATAAACAGGCGTTGACTGTAAGAAAGCAATTGTTCAACCAGTTGAATTTCCTGAGGGGATGAATGGGGTTCATTCAGGAGTCGCTGCCAGGCCTGGTGGGTATTACTGAGTTTGAGTCGAGATTGTTGTTGAATATTTAGCAAGGCCTGGGTTGAGATGGGCTGATTGGATTGATAGCCCCAAAAAACAGTTGTGAGTAAGCTAGATAGGGTTGTGAATAGTTCTGCCAATTGGTGACTTAATCGCTGCGGTTCCCATTGGGGTAAGACAATATAGTTCACAGCAAACGCCACACAGGCCCCGATTAAGGTATTTAAGAGTCGTAGTTCTCCCAATATCCAACTATCAGCCAGTCCCGCTGTGAAGGGATTATCAATACTATCCATAATGATCACAATCGGGGTGTATAACAGGACAAACACAAAGTAATTAACTGGCAGAAAGCTCACCATCAGAACAATCAGGAGAATCATAGACAGTATGAGAATGTAGGGATTCTGCACATAACTGACTAGGAGAATTGCCCCTAACGCCCCACCCACACTGCCCACAACCCGCTGTCCTCCTCGCTTAGAGGCATCACTATAATGGGGTTTAAGAATGACTAATACGGTCAACGCCATCCAGTAGCCATAGGGTAAATTCCAGGCACTATAAATCGCAACCACCAGGGTTGTGCCCAGGGCAATCCGTAAGCCGTGCCGAAAAATTACGGAATCAAAAGTGAAATGAGTTTTTAAGATTTGCCACCCGACCGGAGTTGGTTCGAGTTTCAAGGTTAAGTCATTGGGGCCTGGAGTGATCGTGCCTGTGAAAACGTTATAGATTTGGTTGAGATTATGGGCGATTTGTTTCAGGGATAATAAAGCATAGTTTAACTCGAGGGATTCATCATAGGCAGTGAATTGATCGGCTCCCTGAAAGACAATTAACTTTTGCTGTTCAAATTTCTGATCCAACTTTTCAATTCTTGCGGTTAAATCAAATTGCTCTAAATGATGATGTTCTTGGATGATTTGTTCTGTGATCTGGTTGAGATTGAGAATTAGCTGATCAATATCCTGATCAATATCCGACCAGATAGATTGAAATAAATTTGACCGTTGCTGCTGCAAAATTTCCGTCAACATCAGAATGGCTAGATACAGTTGCTCACTCAGCTTTAGGAGCGTTGCAAGGTAGGTAACTTTCTGGCGTTGTTGGATTTGTTTTGCTGTTTTGGCATGGCTGGGGAGATGAATTTGGGCCAAAATGGTTTGGGCATTGAGGATTCGTTGCCGATTTTCGAGGGTGATAGCCTGAAATTGAAGGAGATCCGGTGGTGTTTGAACCCCGGCCTGGAGATACTGGGTAATGCCCTGTAAGACTTGGGCCACACTCTGGCGTAAGGGTAATTCCGGTCGCAGTGGCCAGGCCAAGAGCGCTAAACAGGTTGCCCAAAGCCCTCCTAAGGCGTAAGCTCCCCCCGAAGAGATGGCATTGGCCCAGGAATGATCGCTCGCGTGGATCGCAAATAAAAAGCAACAACCAATTAATACCCCGGCTAAATTTCCCTCTTTGCCAAAGGCATCCAGAAAGCCACAGCCAAAGCCCCAGACAAACATCAAAAACAACGTCAGGCCCAAAACCCCGCTAATTAAAATTCCAACCCCGATACTCAGCCCCCCCGCCAAGGCAATGGCCAGCAAGGTAATCGCCCGCCGCCGATAGGCTCCCCCCGGATCCCCAATCCCCACATAACAGGCTCCCCAGGCCGCCCAATTCCACTCAACGGCTCCAGTCATGATTTGAAACATTAAGGGCACAATCACAGCAATGGCGGTTATGGCTCCTTGCCGAAGTAAGCGGGGATCTAACTGCCAGCGTTGTCTGAGTTGGGCGAAAATCCACATAAATTAGTTGGATTGGTTATCACTATAGGGTAGGACGAAAAAAGTAGGCTTTGATGGTTAACGTATCTTCTACTCCAGTCGCTGTATCCCAGAGTATCTGCCAACTATTACCCCAGGCCTGGTCTTGGCGCGGTCATTCCATCTGCTATCGGCAAGGGGGCGAATCTGGGCCGGCGGTGGTCTTAATTCATGGCTTTGGGGCTTCCAGTCTGCATTGGCGCAAAAATATCCCCATCCTCGCTAAATCTGCCCGTGTTTATGCCCTGGATTTAATTGGCTTTGGTCAGTCGGCAAAACCTACCCCTACTGAAAATCTCAGCTATACCTTTCCCACCTGGGCCGAGCTAGTCAATGACTTTATGACCGAAATTGTTGGTGAGCCAGCCTTTTTAATCGGTAACTCCATTGGCTGTGTGGTGGCCCTACAAGCGGCGGTGGCACAACCAGATCAGGTGCGGGGGCTAGCCCTGTTAAATTGCTCTCTGCGTCTCCTCCACGAGAAAAAACGGCAAACCTTACCCATCTATCGCCAATGGGGAGCTGGAGTCCTCCAGCAAATTCTCCAATTTAAGCCTCTGGGGTATTGGTTCTTTCAACGTCTGGCTCGCCCCAATGTGATTCGGAAAATTCTCCACCAGGCCTATGCCAATCCCACGGCCATTACCGATGAACTGGTGGAAATCCTGTATCAACCCTCCCAAGACGCGGGCGCGGCCGATGTTTTTCTGGCTTTTGTCACCTACTCCCAAGGCCCGCTCCCGGAAGACCTACTCCCCCACGTCCAAGCTCCGGTCCTAATTCTTTGGGGAGACGCAGATCCCTGGGAACCCATTGCCCTCGGCCAGGACTGGACTAGTTATCCTACGGTTAAGGAGTTTATTCCCCTGCCTCAGGTTGGCCATTGCCCCCAGGATGAAGCCCCAGAGTTGGTCAATCCCATCCTGCAAGAGTGGTTAGAACGGCATCACAGCCCCACCCACAAACCAGCATCTGCCCCCCAGAGTCATGCTTGATCCCCCCTCTCGACTTGGAACGGGCAGTCAAGGGCTAGTTTGAGCCGGCTTGCGAAAAGGCCAATTGCGGGCAACTCTGATCGCAACTCAAAGATTGTCTTCGGAACTCGGGGCTTGACGATGGGGACGTTCATCATAAACTAGGGTAAATCTGCCAACAAAATCTATGACTATGCCCTTATCATCCCTACTTCCCTTCTACTCCCATCCCCTCTGGGCTGATCTAGCTCTTGACGTTGATCCTGCCGAAACGGGGCCGTTAATCTTAGCTGCCGTGCTCCTGAGCTTGGTTGTGATTTATCTAGCCAGTAAGGTGGGGGGGGAAATTTGCCTGCGGATCAACTTCCCGGCGGTGTTGGGGGAATTAGTCGGCGGTGTCATTGTCGGGATTTCTGTTTTACATCTCCTGGTGTTTTCCGAGGGTGGGGCCGTTGAGCCATCCCTGATTTCGACCTTGCTGCAACAAACGGCCGGGATGGAACCAGATTTAACCGCCCTGATTAGCCAAACCAGCAGTGAAGTCATCTCCGTGATGTCAGAAATTGGCGTGATTATCCTCTTATTTGAAATTGGCCTCGAATCCGACTTACCGGGACTGTTGCAAGCCGGTTTACAGGCCGCAGTGGTGGCCATAGTCGGGGTGGCTGTACCCTTCATTGCCGGGACGATTGGCCTGATTTATTTCTTTCACATTGATACAATTCCGGCGATTTTTGCGGGGGCGGCCCTGACAGCAACCAGTATTGGGATCACGGCCAAGGTTCTCGCTGAAATGCAACGGCTGAGTTCCCCGGAGGGGCAGATTATCATTGGCGCGGCCGTGTTGGATGACATTCTTGGGATTATTGTCTTGGCCGTGGTGGCCAGCTTGGCTAAAACCGGCACGGTGGAAATCAGCAATGTTGTTTATCTAATCATTAGCTCGATTGTCTTTTTGGTTGGCTCGGTGGTGCTGGGGCGGCTATTAAGTCCCTATTTCCTCGGCCTGGTGGATCGCTTAGGCACAAGGGGTAGCTTACTAATTCCTTCCTTGATTTTTGCCTTTGCCCTGGGCTATGTGGCGGTGGCGTTACAGTTGGAGGCAATTTTAGGGGCATTCACCGCTGGCCTGGTCTTAGGAGAGACTGATCGGCGGCGGGAGTTGGAAGAACAGGTGGTGCCCATTGCCGATATGCTCGTGCCTATTTTCTTTGTCTGCGTGGGGGCCAAAACCGATATTAGTGTCCTCAATCCCCTAGTTCCTGAAAACCGGCCTGGCCTGATCATTGCCTCCTTTTTGATTGTTGTTGGCATCCTGGGCAAAGTAGTAACGGGATTAACTGTCTTTGGCCGACCGGGAATTAACCGCTTGGCGATTGGGGTCGGGATGGTGCCACGGGGGGAAGTAGGCTTAATTTTTGCCGCAGTCGGGACAGCCAGTGGGGTTCTCTCTAAATCCTTGGATGCCGCCATTATTGCGATGGTAATCATTACTACCTTTGTTGCCCCGCCCCTGTTGCGCATTGTCTTTAAGCCTGCTGCCGTCACTATTCCCGCCTTAGCTACTGAAGAGGGCCTCGCTATTGCCAGTGAAGCCAGAGAGTCAGAATCCTAGGCGGAGTCAAGAAACAATATTGTAAAGATTGGTCAGCTAGGGCGTTGGGCATCAATAATTCAGGCAAGCTGCGATGCCTGTGGCAATCCAACAAGCTTCTATCTCACACCCGGACAAGCATCAGATTTAGACAGGACTGTAGAGCTTTGCTGTACCTCCAGTAGGCGAACGCCAACGTTCTGAGGTGACACACCCTAGGTTTGCCAAGGGTCAGGTGGCGGTTCTGGTCGAGGAGAACGATTAAACATATGTTGTAACATCTGATTCACATAAACCTGCCCATAGATTGTCTTAGTAGAGGTCTCTGTAATTTGCTCTGTTGCCTCAGTCACAACATCTAGGGTTTCTTGGCTTGTTTTCATTACTGCGGCTTCTGGCAGACCAAATGCTGGTTCCTCCAAAGGTTCAGTAGTGGGTGACGGAGATGGTGGGGCAATTTCCGGGCTATCCTGGGTCGGCTCCAGGGTTGAATGTTCTAAAATGGGCACTTGCCGACTTGTATCACCCAATAGGGAGCCAGGCGGAATTACGGCCCCCGCGTCCACGGATGTATTGATTAAGGTAGTGGCAGCCCCAATACAGGCCTGGGCAGCAATTTCACCGGAGCCAATAAACAAGACTCCGGCTCCCAAGCTAGCTCCCGTAGCCACCACCATCTTGCCCCCTTGGGCGTGGAGAATCGTCCCCATCCCAATACAGGCCCCGGCAGCAATTTCTAGGCGGCTTCCTGATTCGGCCCAGAGCAACACTCCAGAGGCAATCACAGCATGGGGATGAATGAATACCTCTCCCACACAATGGGCCTGGGGATAATTTAGGGGCACGAGGGGCGGTAAGTGCTTAGCCATCAAGGCCAGCCTCCCGAAATGGGGCAAACGTACTTATTTTTTTGTCGGTTGTTGGATGATCACTTCTGCCACCCGTTTTTTGGCTTTCGGGTCGATGCCAATTAAGCGGACATATTCCCCAGAAAATTGTTGAACGGAGGCTGCTAAAGCTGCAACAGCTTCTCCCTCATGGCGGGCATTGATGACCGGGCCACTTTGCCAAGAACTGGTGCGATAACGGCGGGGATCTGCGTGTTCGGTTCCTAATTGATAACCCTGTTGCAGCAGTTGGCGAATTTGAGCCACAACCTCATGACTGAAGCTATTACTACTGCTGGCCTGGGTGTGAGTTGCGGGAGTCGAGCTAGGGGCAAACCCTTTCGATTTTGTGGATTTACCATTACTGCTAGGGGCTTTACCACCGGGCGCACCCTGGGGCCGTTGAATAATGATTTCGGCAACGCGAGTTTTGGCCTTGGTATCCACCCCAATTAACCGGACATAATCTTTCGGATGGGCGGCTAAGAAGCTGTTTAACTCGGCCTGGATGTTGCTACCAGAGAGTTTCCCACCACTGTGCCACGAACTGGTTTTGAAGCGACGTTGATCCGCATATTCCAGCATGATCTGACAACCGCGCCGGACTAAATCTTGTACTTGAGTATCCAGGCCAGGATCAGTTCCACCACCATGACTTCCAGAGGAAACAGAGACACCACCTCCAGAGGCAATCACGGTTTTACCATCGGGCCGTTGAATCACCTGCTCCAGCACCCGGCGTTTGTTTTTGGCATCAATCCCAATCAAACGGACATACTCGCCACTGTGTTCAGCCAAACAGGTATTCAAGGCTGCAATCACATCGGGTTCACGGGTCGCTGTAATCGGGACGCAGGTATGCCAGGAATTGATCCGATAGCGGCGAGGGTCAGCGTGTTCGGTGCCAATTTGATAGCCCTGTTGAAGTAACTGCCGGACTTGCCCAATCACAGAATGATCTAAGCCGGAAACCCCACTTGCCACGGGAGCAGATACGGGCCGACTTGAGACACCAGGGGTAAAACTTGCAGGGGCATCACCCGGCCGTTGAATGACTTGCTCTAAAACCCGGCGTTTATTTTTCGTGTCAATCCCAATCAGACGGACATATTCGCCACTGTGTTCAGCTAAACAGGTATTCAGGGCCGCTACCACATCCGGCTCACGGCTGGCGGTAATCGGGGCGCAGGTATGCCAGGAATTGATCCGATAGCGGCGGGGGTCAGCGTGTTCTGTGCCAATTTGAAAGCCTTGTTGCAACAGTTGCCGGACTTGTGAGACCACTTCTGACGTTAAACCCATAGTGCTATCCTGCTTGCTTAAATGTTTGACCTGTTTCTGTGGAGTGGATTTGGCGGTGCCGGTTTTGAGTTCATCACGAAGAGGGGCAATACAGGCGACATTATCCACGCACCGATACCCCGACCGTAGAGCATCATTAATTTCGACAACGTGCTGGGCAAAGTGAACATCCGTGGCTTCCACATCTGGTAAGCGGTCGGCCTGGGCCTGGGTGGTAATCACGGCTCCTGATGGCACATACTTTCCAGGGGGCAACTCAACATCCTGCACCAAGGCGTGCATCATGACAATACAGCCTTTCCCCAGCCGGGCATTAAACACGGTAGAGCGAAAGCCAATAAAGCACTCTGCCCCGATGTAGCAGGGCCCGTGAATCAACGCCATGTGGGTAATAGAAGCATCCTCACCAATCCAGACGGAATACTCCTGACCGTCATCCCCTTGCACTCGCCCCTGTTCCAGGCCATGAATCACCACCCCATCTTGAATATTGGTGCCAGCCCCGATATAAAAAGGTGTGCCCTCATCGGCCCGAATTGAAGTACTGGGGGCAATATGCACATCGGCCTTCACCCGCACATCCCCAATCAGATTGGTAAAGGCGTGGACATAGGCGGAGGAGTCAATCTGGGGTTCGGCTAAGTCTTTCGACCAAGGGGTAGGAGGAGCCGGGTAGGTTTGCACTGCCATATTTATTCTTAGTAGTATTGTTGTCGTTTGCTATACAGCAGGCCGTTATCTAAACTCACGGTGTCAATAATGGCCACAACTGCGGCATCAATGGGTTTTTCAAGTGCCCCCGCAATGTGTCGGGCCCCACTGCCGCGACTGATCAAGACCCATTCCGCAGCCCCGGCCCCCACGGTATCGGCAGCCACTTCATAGCCTGGAATTGGCTCACCCTGTTCATCAAGAAGCTGTACCACGAGGAACTTAACCCCCGTGAGACTACCTTCTTTTTGCGTGCTGGTCACGGTGCCGCGGACTTGAGCAATTTGCATTATGGCCGGCCTAGGGGACGAATACCGCTAACACTTTCCCGGAACTGTTCGACCGCTTCGGTGTAGCGAATAGGCAAGACGTATTCCAAGTTCTCATGGGGACGGGCGATGATGTGGGTTGAAAGCACTTGACCACCATTAACCCGTTTGACGTTTTCGATCCCTGCCGCCACCGAGGCCTGGACTTCCGAGACATCTCCCCGAACAATGACGGTGACGCGCCCACTGCCAATTTTTTCATAGCCAACGAGGGTAACACGGGCAGCCTTCACCATTGCATCAGCGGCTTCGACTACGGCGGGAAAACCCAAGGTTTCAATCATTCCAACTGCAATTGCCATTGTTAATAACTCCTAAGATTTTGGGATCAGAAAACTGTTAATTCACAAGCAATAAAATCAAAACAGGTGAATTATTGCCAGGCCGGAAGTTCCTGTGAAAACTTCTGTCAGATTTAAGGCCACACTCTAACAATTTCGCTAATTTCGGAACTGTTCAACCGCTTCGGTATAGCGAATCGGCAGGACGTACTCCAGATTCTCATGGGGACGGGCAATAATGTGAGTGGACAACAGTTCCCCGCCGTTCACCCGCTTAATGTTTTCAACCCCTGCGGCAACCGAGGCCTGGACTTCGGAGACATCACCCCGAACAATCACAGTAACTCGACCACTCCCGATTTTTTCATAGCCAACGAGGGTAACACGGGCGGCCTTCACCATTGCATCAGCGGCCTCAACCACGGCCGGAAACCCGCGGGTTTCAATCATTCCTACAGCAATTGGCATCAGTTAATTCTCCTGGAAAAAATGAAGCTAAAATTGTTAATAAACTCCACAACGACTATGGGCCGCCTGGCATTTTAAGACGGTTAAACTTAAATCATCTGCGGGAACTAGGTTCTACAGTTGACGGGGAGACCA
It encodes:
- a CDS encoding cation:proton antiporter: MPLSSLLPFYSHPLWADLALDVDPAETGPLILAAVLLSLVVIYLASKVGGEICLRINFPAVLGELVGGVIVGISVLHLLVFSEGGAVEPSLISTLLQQTAGMEPDLTALISQTSSEVISVMSEIGVIILLFEIGLESDLPGLLQAGLQAAVVAIVGVAVPFIAGTIGLIYFFHIDTIPAIFAGAALTATSIGITAKVLAEMQRLSSPEGQIIIGAAVLDDILGIIVLAVVASLAKTGTVEISNVVYLIISSIVFLVGSVVLGRLLSPYFLGLVDRLGTRGSLLIPSLIFAFALGYVAVALQLEAILGAFTAGLVLGETDRRRELEEQVVPIADMLVPIFFVCVGAKTDISVLNPLVPENRPGLIIASFLIVVGILGKVVTGLTVFGRPGINRLAIGVGMVPRGEVGLIFAAVGTASGVLSKSLDAAIIAMVIITTFVAPPLLRIVFKPAAVTIPALATEEGLAIASEARESES
- a CDS encoding carbon dioxide-concentrating mechanism protein CcmK, producing MAIAVGMIETLGFPAVVEAADAMVKAARVTLVGYEKIGSGRVTVIVRGDVSEVQASVAAGIENVKRVNGGQVLSTHIIARPHENLEYVLPIRYTEAVEQFRESVSGIRPLGRP
- a CDS encoding EutN/CcmL family microcompartment protein; its protein translation is MQIAQVRGTVTSTQKEGSLTGVKFLVVQLLDEQGEPIPGYEVAADTVGAGAAEWVLISRGSGARHIAGALEKPIDAAVVAIIDTVSLDNGLLYSKRQQYY
- a CDS encoding FUSC family protein, whose protein sequence is MWIFAQLRQRWQLDPRLLRQGAITAIAVIVPLMFQIMTGAVEWNWAAWGACYVGIGDPGGAYRRRAITLLAIALAGGLSIGVGILISGVLGLTLFLMFVWGFGCGFLDAFGKEGNLAGVLIGCCFLFAIHASDHSWANAISSGGAYALGGLWATCLALLAWPLRPELPLRQSVAQVLQGITQYLQAGVQTPPDLLQFQAITLENRQRILNAQTILAQIHLPSHAKTAKQIQQRQKVTYLATLLKLSEQLYLAILMLTEILQQQRSNLFQSIWSDIDQDIDQLILNLNQITEQIIQEHHHLEQFDLTARIEKLDQKFEQQKLIVFQGADQFTAYDESLELNYALLSLKQIAHNLNQIYNVFTGTITPGPNDLTLKLEPTPVGWQILKTHFTFDSVIFRHGLRIALGTTLVVAIYSAWNLPYGYWMALTVLVILKPHYSDASKRGGQRVVGSVGGALGAILLVSYVQNPYILILSMILLIVLMVSFLPVNYFVFVLLYTPIVIIMDSIDNPFTAGLADSWILGELRLLNTLIGACVAFAVNYIVLPQWEPQRLSHQLAELFTTLSSLLTTVFWGYQSNQPISTQALLNIQQQSRLKLSNTHQAWQRLLNEPHSSPQEIQLVEQLLSYSQRLFIALSLLGNHLLQFQKQFSMPNLAIITNQLTAILGNLIAALLSDVPLIPFPPELIQELAALETDLGQLRQQRIQELKQQQPKTPTRQAIIDGTLIVEQLQIIARSLQALHNILQPLLLTLPKPRRHQKTV
- a CDS encoding LbetaH domain-containing protein; protein product: MAKHLPPLVPLNYPQAHCVGEVFIHPHAVIASGVLLWAESGSRLEIAAGACIGMGTILHAQGGKMVVATGASLGAGVLFIGSGEIAAQACIGAATTLINTSVDAGAVIPPGSLLGDTSRQVPILEHSTLEPTQDSPEIAPPSPSPTTEPLEEPAFGLPEAAVMKTSQETLDVVTEATEQITETSTKTIYGQVYVNQMLQHMFNRSPRPEPPPDPWQT
- a CDS encoding alpha/beta fold hydrolase, with translation MVNVSSTPVAVSQSICQLLPQAWSWRGHSICYRQGGESGPAVVLIHGFGASSLHWRKNIPILAKSARVYALDLIGFGQSAKPTPTENLSYTFPTWAELVNDFMTEIVGEPAFLIGNSIGCVVALQAAVAQPDQVRGLALLNCSLRLLHEKKRQTLPIYRQWGAGVLQQILQFKPLGYWFFQRLARPNVIRKILHQAYANPTAITDELVEILYQPSQDAGAADVFLAFVTYSQGPLPEDLLPHVQAPVLILWGDADPWEPIALGQDWTSYPTVKEFIPLPQVGHCPQDEAPELVNPILQEWLERHHSPTHKPASAPQSHA
- a CDS encoding carbon dioxide-concentrating mechanism protein CcmK is translated as MPIAVGMIETRGFPAVVEAADAMVKAARVTLVGYEKIGSGRVTVIVRGDVSEVQASVAAGVENIKRVNGGELLSTHIIARPHENLEYVLPIRYTEAVEQFRN
- a CDS encoding ribulose bisphosphate carboxylase small subunit, which produces MAVQTYPAPPTPWSKDLAEPQIDSSAYVHAFTNLIGDVRVKADVHIAPSTSIRADEGTPFYIGAGTNIQDGVVIHGLEQGRVQGDDGQEYSVWIGEDASITHMALIHGPCYIGAECFIGFRSTVFNARLGKGCIVMMHALVQDVELPPGKYVPSGAVITTQAQADRLPDVEATDVHFAQHVVEINDALRSGYRCVDNVACIAPLRDELKTGTAKSTPQKQVKHLSKQDSTMGLTSEVVSQVRQLLQQGFQIGTEHADPRRYRINSWHTCAPITASREPDVVAALNTCLAEHSGEYVRLIGIDTKNKRRVLEQVIQRPGDAPASFTPGVSSRPVSAPVASGVSGLDHSVIGQVRQLLQQGYQIGTEHADPRRYRINSWHTCVPITATREPDVIAALNTCLAEHSGEYVRLIGIDAKNKRRVLEQVIQRPDGKTVIASGGGVSVSSGSHGGGTDPGLDTQVQDLVRRGCQIMLEYADQRRFKTSSWHSGGKLSGSNIQAELNSFLAAHPKDYVRLIGVDTKAKTRVAEIIIQRPQGAPGGKAPSSNGKSTKSKGFAPSSTPATHTQASSSNSFSHEVVAQIRQLLQQGYQLGTEHADPRRYRTSSWQSGPVINARHEGEAVAALAASVQQFSGEYVRLIGIDPKAKKRVAEVIIQQPTKK